One region of Argopecten irradians isolate NY unplaced genomic scaffold, Ai_NY scaffold_0316, whole genome shotgun sequence genomic DNA includes:
- the LOC138312426 gene encoding uncharacterized protein — protein sequence MAEYREDHVNITNGLGQVLTVKFQIRPEDLPYTPGDFHVSKVGIEYITVEWTSNFNGGYPQMFDIYVMIVGDDGWEPGILNISDVGQGTRMECIIGELMPNTEYILRLDVSNKLGSGHSTQLRYWTLAPPRITVLRFQCETYIHLLQVRGTLISVTPPEADRCDIMVDIKQQHNYMK from the exons ATGGCGGAGTACAGAGAAGATCATGTTAACATCACTAACGGCCTAGGACAGGTGTTAACTGTCAAATTCCAAATTCGACCTGAAg ATCTACCGTATACGCCTGGGGACTTCCATGTTTCCAAGGTAGGCATTGAATATATCACGGTTGAGTGGACATCCAATTTTAACGGTGGGTATCCTCAGATGTTCGACATATATGTAATGATCGTAGGGGACGATGGATGGGAACCTGGTATATTGAACATTTCAGATGTTGGACAGGGGACACGAATGGAATGCATTATAGGGGAACTCATGCCAAATACTGAATATATACTTAGACTGGACGTCTCCAATAAGCTGGGATCTGGACATTCAACACAGCTACGGTATTGGACTTTGG CTCCACCTCGAATCACAGTTCTTAGGTTCCAGTGcgaaacatacatacatttattacaaGTACGCGGTACGTTGATCTCAGTCACCCCGCCAGAGGCAGATAGGTGTGACATCATGGTAGACATCAAACAGCAACACAACTACATGAAGTAA